In Castanea sativa cultivar Marrone di Chiusa Pesio chromosome 6, ASM4071231v1, a single window of DNA contains:
- the LOC142639372 gene encoding zinc finger BED domain-containing protein RICESLEEPER 2-like, whose product MESDELIPIDIEYEREDLDLEDELDEVAELPPPKKAKTKSKNKTNNEDKKRRRTSTVWRFFQMLPTKDEEKPTCKCKKCGKEYIAAGAYGTGNLKRHLKVCPRKDTTDVGQLILGQNAMSVSSPKFDPAKFRELLCAAITMHELPFKFVEYVGIRAVFSYLCVDVPNISRNTAKNDMVRMYKREKERMKSVLASIPGRKRVLNFCFMPPPHNSVSLFEKVYKLLSMWGSENKIFCVTLDNASSNDISVDMLRTQLKNKKALVCNGEFFHLRCCAHILNLVVQDGLKEIDIVVQKIRESIKYVRGSQGRKKSFYESVKQMDLDGKKGLRQDVPTRWNSTFLMLQSALSYRRAFQHLELTDYNFKHCPTGGEWKKAEKIKKFLVVFYDATLVFFGTKYPIANLHFPQVFIVYFTLKKESDSEDEYMRKMAHQMLVKFEKYWIEFSVVLAIAMVLDPRYKLPFIDWCYQKLYGYASSLQYVKEFDSFHSMDMGRQAQKTQLELYLDEP is encoded by the exons ATGGAAAGTGATGAGCTGATTCCTATTGACATTGAGTATGAAAGAGAAGACCTTGACTTGGAAGATGAACTTGATGAAGTGGCTGAACTTCCTCCACCAAAGAAGGCTAAGACTAAGTCTAAGAATAAGACAAACAACGAAGACAAGAAAAGGAGGAGGACTTCAACCGTTTGGCGTTTCTTTCAGATGCTTCCcacaaaagatgaagaaaagccTACATGCAAATGCAAGAAGTGTGGAAAGGAATATATTGCTGCCGGAGCATATGGTACTGGAAATTTGAAGAGGCATTTGAAGGTATGCCCAAGAAAAGACACAACGGATGTTGGGCAGCTTATACTTGGCCAAAATGCAATGTCTGTAAGTTCACCTAAATTTGATCCTGCAAAATTTAGGGAGTTGTTATGTGCTGCAATTACAATGCATGAATTGCCTTTCAAGTTTGTTGAGTATGTTGGTATACGGGCAGTATTTTCTTACTTGTGTGTTGATGTCCCTAATATCTCTAGAAATACTGCTAAGAATGATATGGTTAGGATGTATaagagggaaaaagaaaggatGAAATCTGTGTTGGCATCTATTCCTGGTAGA AAAAGAGTGTTGAACTTTTGCTTTATGCCACCGCCACATAATAGTGTGTCTTTGTTTGAAAAAGTCTATAAATTGCTATCTATGTGGGGCAGTGAGAATAAGATTTTTTGTGTAACGTTGGACAATGCTTCTTCCAATGATATTTCTGTTGACATGCTTAGAACtcaattgaaaaataagaaagcacTTGTTTGTAATGGTGAATTTTTTCATCTTCGTTGTTGTGCTCATATTCTCAATTTGGTTGTACAAGAtggtttgaaagaaattgatATTGTTGTTCAAAAAATTCGTGAAAGTATTAAGTATGTAAGAGGCTCACAAGGgaggaaaaaaagtttttatgaatCTGTTAAGCAAATGGATTTGGATGGTAAGAAAGGTTTAAGGCAAGATGTGCCTACTAGATGGAATTCAACATTTTTAATGCTTCAAAGTGCTCTCTCTTATCGACGTGCTTTTCAACACCTAGAGTTAACTGATTACAATTTTAAACACTGTCCTACTGGTGGTGAGTGGAAAAAggcagaaaaaattaaaaagtttttggttgttttttatgATGCGACATTGGTCTTTTTTGGCACAAAATATCCCATAGCTAACTTACATTTTCCACAagttttcattgtttattttactttgaagaaagaaagtgaTAGTGAGGATGAGTATATGAGAAAAATGGCACATCAAATGCTTGTGAAATTTGAGAAGTATTGGATAGAATTTAGTGTTGTGTTGGCCATAGCAATGGTCTTGGACCCTAGGTATAAGCTGCCTTTTATTGATTGGTGCTATCAGAAGCTTTATGGGTATGCTAGTTCACTCCAATATGTGAAG GAATTTGATTCTTTTCATAGTATGGATATGGGTAGGCAGGCACAAAAAACTCAATTGGAGCTCTACTTGGATGAACCATGA